A stretch of the Engraulis encrasicolus isolate BLACKSEA-1 chromosome 19, IST_EnEncr_1.0, whole genome shotgun sequence genome encodes the following:
- the LOC134434975 gene encoding general transcription factor IIE subunit 2-like: MDPALLRERELFKKRALSNPTVEKRSAHSESSSSKKKRAKLEKEASSSGSKNNTDSNNGSFNLKALSGSSGYKFGVLAKIVNYMKTRHQKGDTHHLTLEEILDECKLLDVGMKQKQWLMSEALANNPKIDAVDGKYGFKPKYNLKDKKALLRLLDKHDQLGMGGILLDDIEEGLPNSAKAIKALGDQIIFVTRPDKKKILFYNDKQCQFTMDEEFQKLWRAIPVDSLDEEKIEDYLKKQGITSMQETGPKKMAPVQKRKKASQKGKRFKTHNHHLAGVLEDYSEGVPNKK; encoded by the coding sequence ATGGATCCAGCCTTGCTTCGGGAGAGGGAACTGTTCAAAAAGAGGGCTCTCAGCAACCCCACAGTTGAGAAAAGGTCAGCCCATTCCGAATCCAGTTCTTCCAAGAAGAAGAGAGCCAAGCTAGAAAAGGAGGCCTCATCATCAGGCTCCAAAAACAACACAGACTCCAACAATGGCTCGTTTAACCTGAAGGCACTCTCTGGCAGCTCTGGCTATAAGTTTGGTGTTCTTGCCAAAATAGTCAACTACATGAAGACTAGGCACCAGAAAGGTGACACACACCACCTTACTCTAGAGGAGATTCTAGATGAGTGCAAACTTCTGGACGTTGGCATGAAGCAGAAACAGTGGCTGATGAGCGAGGCCCTTGCCAACAACCCAAAGATAGACGCGGTGGATGGGAAGTACGGCTTCAAGCCCAAGTACAATCTGAAGGATAAGAAGGCTCTGCTGCGGCTACTGGACAAGCATGACCAACTGGGCATGGGTGGTATATTGCTGGATGACATCGAGGAGGGTCTGCCCAACTCGGCCAAGGCCATCAAAGCTTTGGGTGATCAGATCATATTTGTGACAAGGCCAGACAAGAAGAAAATCCTTTTCTACAATGACAAACAATGCCAGTTCACTATGGACGAAGAGTTCCAGAAGTTGTGGAGGGCCATTCCGGTGGATTCCTTGGATGAGGAGAAAATTGAGGACTACCTGAAGAAGCAGGGCATCACATCGATGCAGGAGACCGGACCAAAGAAAATGGCACCAGtacagaagaggaagaaggccAGCCAGAAAGGCAAACGGTTCAAGACCCACAATCACCATCTGGCTGGAGTCTTGGAGGACTACTCCGAGGGTGTGCCCAACAAGAAGTGA